The Electrophorus electricus isolate fEleEle1 chromosome 19, fEleEle1.pri, whole genome shotgun sequence genome has a segment encoding these proteins:
- the LOC113569203 gene encoding GTPase IMAP family member 4-like produces MDERRIVLLGKTGDGKSSVGNVILGEKVFPTGCSPNSQTQKCSFKTKSITEKLITVIDTPGLFDTSLTSEELNSEILRCVTECAPGLHAFVIVLKVGRYTKHEIETVKKITESFGEDAVRYAMVLFTFGDQLIEGQTIEDFVKESRVLQQLVNKCGGRVHVIDNKYWNEQQDEYRSNRVQVEKLLNTIEEMVRENRGECYTNEMLQLVDKVIDAECKASCEEGKEVPDIKIVREQAKPRVHSNLLAKLVGTGTGALTGAFLGLGAGVLISASVPACTAGILGTSSAAGAIAGVISGNQGADGAETVDEAMKMAYKETVEGAIEVIDKIKELLS; encoded by the coding sequence ATGGATGAACGGAGGATTGTGCTTCTTGGGAAAACAGGTGATGGTAAAAGCAGCGTTGGAAATGTGATACTGGGTGAAAAAGTGTTTCCTACTGGATGTTCACCCAACTCACAAACTcaaaaatgttcctttaaaacaaaatccattACTGAGAAGTTAATAACAGTCATTGACACACCTGGGCTTTTTGACACTAGTCTCACTTCAGAGGAACTAAACTCTGAAATATTACGATGTGTTACTGAGTGTGCACCAGGCCtacatgcatttgtgattgTGCTCAAAGTTGGAAGATACACAAAGCACGAGATCgaaactgtgaaaaaaataactgaatcaTTTGGAGAGGATGCAGTAAGATATGCAATGGTGCTCTTCACCTTTGGTGATCAACTCATTGAGGGCCAGACTATTGAAGACTTTGTGAAGGAGAGTAGAGTGTTACAGCAGCTTGTGAATAAATGTGGAGGTCGTGTTCATGTCATTGATAATAAATACTGGAATGAGCAACAGGATGAGTACAGGAGCAACAGGGTTCAGGTGGAGAAGCTACTGAACACCATagaggagatggtgagggagaatAGAGGAGAGTGTTACACCAATGAGATGCTACAGCTAGTAGATAAAGTTATAGATGCAGAGTGTAAGGCTTCATGTGAGGAAGGTAAAGAGGTTCCAGATATTAAAATAGTGAGAGAACAAGCAAAGCCGAGAGTTCATAGCAACCTGTTAGCAAAGTTAGTGGGGACGGGAACAGGAGCATTGACAGGTGCTTTCCTTGGCCTTGGGGCTGGAGTCTTAATTTCAGCGAGCGTTCCAGCATGCACAGCAGGTATACTTGGAACATCAAGTGCAGCTGGGGCAATAGCAGGAGTGATTAGTGGTAATCAAGGAGCAGATGGGGCAGAGACTGTGGATGAGGCAATGAAAATGGCATATAAAGAAACAGTTGAAGGTGCAATAGAAGTAATAGATAAAATTAAAGAACTCTTATCTTAA